In a single window of the Luteibacter rhizovicinus DSM 16549 genome:
- a CDS encoding patatin-like phospholipase family protein, producing the protein MHLSTPWLSTLAACLLLGTASVHAAPRDPSPCIGLVLGGGGARGAAHIGVIQVLEREHIPICRIAGTSMGSIVGGLYAAGYSSDEMANVIGQLDWKDLFSDDPDRVEEPMRRKDADYRYLLNFEVGYKNGHIVTPAGVVQGQKLLLLLRRLLLSTWNVTDFDDLPVPFRAVATDIVAGQPVVFSHGDLPLAIRSSMSVPGAFAPTNVDGKLLVDGGLMDNVPIDVVRDMGADRLIVVDVGSPLAEQSTLTNPVALLNQMVSALMAEKTARQLAALNDRDILIRPALGKLGAGEFNRAQEAIAIGRAAAEAALPRLRQLTASPSSWQAFEENHRQRSFDPKLVAFIDVDTKSTASGQFAANRLKPEVGKVFDPKDVEQRIGGIYGQGGFQQVDYHLVERGEDRGIRLTPVDKSWGPIYGKMGFQLDDDFNGRSEYLISAEITAANLNDSGGEWRNTLWSGRIGGIRSEFYQPFGQGATAYVMPFAVLRNEDVPVFDHGADHQLAEYRIRRRNAGFELGWTPASYWRVSTVFARGRDNGDLRVGTPTTFPSGSSDFASLGVKVDWDSLDNAAFPTRGAHVNLDYESYRPVLGGDVKGDVARLVADWVPNLGMSDGRYHLLLGVRASSAVDNSNFFEAQDFLGGFLNLSGYSERSLRGNQSALGRAVLYRRTGNLDALFSTPIFIGMSLEAGNTWQSKSDVSFGNLIYAGSIFAGVQSPLGPVFLGLGHAAGGHTAVYLSFGSLLRPRL; encoded by the coding sequence ATGCACCTGTCTACCCCGTGGCTTTCGACGCTGGCAGCCTGCCTCTTGCTCGGCACGGCGAGCGTGCACGCCGCCCCACGCGATCCCTCACCGTGCATCGGCCTGGTCCTCGGCGGGGGCGGTGCACGGGGTGCCGCCCACATCGGCGTGATCCAGGTGCTCGAGCGCGAGCACATCCCCATCTGTCGCATCGCAGGCACCAGCATGGGCTCGATCGTCGGCGGCCTTTACGCGGCCGGTTACAGCTCCGACGAGATGGCCAATGTGATCGGGCAACTCGACTGGAAGGACCTGTTTTCCGACGATCCGGACCGCGTCGAGGAGCCTATGCGCCGGAAAGATGCCGATTATCGGTATCTGCTGAACTTCGAGGTCGGCTACAAGAACGGCCATATCGTCACGCCCGCCGGTGTCGTCCAGGGCCAGAAGCTGCTTCTTCTGCTGCGTCGCCTGTTGCTGTCGACCTGGAACGTGACGGACTTCGACGACCTCCCGGTGCCGTTCCGCGCCGTGGCGACCGACATCGTGGCAGGCCAACCGGTCGTGTTCTCCCACGGCGACCTGCCGCTGGCGATTCGTTCGAGCATGTCCGTGCCGGGGGCATTCGCGCCGACCAATGTCGACGGGAAACTGCTGGTCGACGGCGGGCTGATGGACAACGTCCCGATCGACGTGGTGCGCGACATGGGCGCTGACCGGTTGATTGTCGTGGATGTGGGGTCGCCCCTGGCCGAGCAGTCGACCTTGACCAACCCCGTCGCCCTGCTCAACCAGATGGTCAGTGCGTTGATGGCAGAGAAGACGGCCCGACAACTGGCCGCGTTGAACGACAGGGACATCCTTATCCGGCCGGCCCTGGGCAAGCTGGGAGCCGGCGAGTTCAATCGGGCGCAAGAGGCGATCGCCATCGGCCGCGCCGCCGCGGAGGCCGCGCTTCCGCGTCTTCGTCAACTCACCGCGTCGCCGTCGTCCTGGCAGGCATTCGAAGAAAACCATCGCCAGCGCAGCTTCGATCCGAAGCTGGTGGCCTTCATCGATGTCGATACCAAGAGCACGGCCAGCGGTCAGTTCGCCGCCAATCGCCTGAAACCGGAGGTCGGCAAGGTCTTCGATCCGAAGGATGTCGAACAGCGCATCGGCGGCATTTACGGGCAGGGTGGCTTCCAGCAGGTGGACTACCACCTCGTCGAGCGCGGGGAAGATCGTGGCATCCGCCTGACGCCGGTAGACAAGTCGTGGGGGCCGATCTACGGGAAGATGGGCTTCCAGCTCGACGACGATTTCAACGGCCGCAGCGAATACCTGATCTCGGCAGAGATCACCGCGGCCAACCTCAACGACAGCGGCGGCGAGTGGCGCAACACGCTATGGAGCGGCCGCATCGGCGGCATACGATCGGAGTTCTATCAGCCGTTCGGACAAGGCGCGACAGCCTATGTCATGCCGTTCGCGGTACTACGCAACGAGGACGTACCGGTCTTCGACCATGGCGCCGATCACCAGCTGGCGGAATACCGCATCCGTCGTCGCAATGCAGGCTTCGAACTCGGCTGGACGCCGGCGTCCTACTGGCGCGTCTCGACCGTCTTCGCGCGCGGAAGGGACAACGGGGATCTCCGCGTGGGGACGCCGACGACGTTCCCGAGCGGCTCTTCGGACTTCGCCTCGCTCGGTGTCAAGGTGGACTGGGACAGCCTGGACAACGCGGCGTTTCCCACCCGTGGTGCGCACGTCAACCTCGATTACGAGAGCTACAGGCCGGTACTCGGCGGGGACGTGAAGGGCGATGTGGCACGTCTCGTCGCCGACTGGGTACCGAACCTGGGCATGAGCGACGGACGCTATCACCTCCTGCTCGGCGTGCGTGCTTCGAGTGCCGTCGACAACTCGAATTTTTTCGAGGCCCAGGACTTCCTGGGTGGCTTCCTCAATCTCTCCGGCTATAGCGAACGATCGCTGAGAGGTAATCAGTCCGCCCTGGGACGCGCTGTCCTGTATCGCCGTACCGGTAACCTCGATGCCTTGTTTTCGACGCCGATCTTCATCGGGATGAGCCTGGAAGCCGGCAACACATGGCAGAGCAAGAGCGATGTGAGCTTCGGCAACCTGATCTATGCCGGGAGCATCTTCGCCGGCGTGCAATCGCCTTTGGGGCCGGTGTTCCTGGGACTCGGTCACGCCGCGGGTGGACACACCGCCGTGTACCTGAGCTTCGGTTCCCTGCTGAGACCGCGCTTGTGA
- a CDS encoding SphA family protein, with translation MNRRLVFALIATALSPVAAHATEAALGRSITGAQVTPYVGIIPPTPGLNVSVSYINYDGSIGASRPVPIGGSTALNLHAKVDLYAATFAYIWDTGKGRWNFATMFTVPYIRPSVSASLFVGQRSGSVNDRASGLFDLYFAPVIASYHVSEVEHWSFGVYVYAPTADYEKNRLANKGLNIWTYTPAVGYTHLYDKGSIEFSALAGIDFYSKNHATDYQNGAVFHLDLLAMKRTPGGWGFGGVIGVIRQIDDDKGATADRLNGFKGRSYGAGPALAYKKSFSKESSIDFTLRWVKEFDVKNRIKGEPLVLNINLAL, from the coding sequence ATGAACCGTCGACTCGTCTTTGCCCTGATCGCCACGGCGTTGTCGCCGGTAGCGGCGCACGCCACGGAAGCCGCACTGGGCCGTTCGATCACGGGTGCGCAGGTCACGCCCTATGTCGGCATCATTCCGCCGACACCGGGGCTGAACGTCTCCGTGAGCTACATCAATTACGACGGCAGTATCGGTGCGAGCCGGCCGGTGCCGATCGGCGGCAGTACGGCGCTGAACCTGCACGCCAAGGTCGATCTCTATGCGGCGACTTTCGCGTACATCTGGGATACGGGGAAGGGACGCTGGAACTTCGCCACCATGTTCACCGTGCCTTACATCCGTCCTTCCGTGTCGGCGTCACTTTTCGTCGGCCAGCGCTCCGGCAGTGTGAATGACCGGGCGTCCGGCCTTTTCGACCTGTACTTTGCACCGGTGATCGCCAGCTACCACGTGAGCGAAGTCGAACATTGGTCATTCGGCGTGTATGTCTACGCGCCTACCGCGGACTACGAGAAGAACCGGCTGGCAAACAAAGGCCTGAATATCTGGACGTATACGCCGGCCGTCGGATACACGCATCTCTACGACAAGGGAAGCATCGAATTCAGTGCCCTGGCCGGTATCGACTTCTACTCGAAGAATCACGCCACCGACTATCAGAACGGCGCCGTCTTCCACCTCGACCTGCTGGCCATGAAGCGCACGCCGGGTGGCTGGGGCTTTGGCGGCGTCATCGGTGTGATTCGCCAGATCGATGACGACAAGGGGGCGACGGCGGATCGACTCAATGGTTTCAAGGGCCGTTCGTATGGCGCCGGGCCTGCGCTTGCTTACAAAAAATCCTTCAGCAAGGAAAGCAGCATCGATTTCACCCTGCGCTGGGTCAAGGAGTTCGATGTGAAGAACCGGATCAAGGGCGAGCCGCTTGTGCTGAATATCAATCTCGCGCTCTGA
- a CDS encoding response regulator gives MHELREGPALAVDVVVADHHRVVAEGVSALLAPHVRSVVLVYSASALLECVKPGMVIVGDIDLPDMPGLEPVRRIAERRDGSRFIILSGHDEPLIVQDAMQSGAWAYVLKQSPRNELLDAVRDVLDGHRYVSPGLMAALVNAPPSVHRLTRRQREVLERMANGLRASDIAIELGISVRTVESHRQSLLDLFHVHSGVALVREAIRMGLIRDPGGPYTAARDESTP, from the coding sequence ATGCACGAGCTACGCGAAGGCCCAGCCCTGGCGGTCGATGTCGTCGTCGCCGATCACCACCGTGTGGTGGCGGAAGGGGTATCGGCCTTGCTTGCGCCGCACGTCCGTTCCGTCGTCCTGGTGTATTCGGCCAGCGCGCTGCTCGAATGCGTGAAGCCTGGCATGGTGATCGTCGGTGACATCGACCTGCCCGACATGCCTGGCCTCGAACCCGTCCGGCGGATCGCCGAGCGTCGCGACGGCAGCCGCTTCATCATCCTTTCGGGTCATGACGAGCCGCTGATCGTGCAGGACGCGATGCAATCGGGTGCCTGGGCGTATGTGCTGAAGCAGTCACCACGCAACGAATTACTGGATGCCGTCAGGGACGTCCTGGACGGTCATCGCTACGTCAGCCCGGGTTTGATGGCAGCGCTGGTCAACGCACCACCTTCCGTCCATCGCCTGACCCGTCGCCAGCGCGAGGTGCTCGAACGGATGGCCAATGGCCTGCGAGCCAGCGACATCGCCATCGAACTCGGCATCTCGGTGCGGACCGTGGAGAGTCATCGGCAATCGCTACTGGATCTGTTCCATGTGCACAGCGGCGTCGCGCTGGTGCGCGAAGCGATTCGCATGGGACTGATCCGTGATCCGGGCGGTCCCTACACGGCGGCGAG